From one Macellibacteroides fermentans genomic stretch:
- a CDS encoding alpha-galactosidase gives MKRTLVLLSILIFAGLLQLQAAESKFISIRTDQTNLIFKVGDNGRLYQSYLGQALGDASDLAYLPQGIEAYLTHGMEDYFEPAIRILHNDGNPSLLLKYVSHNTRNVEPGVTETSILLKDEVYPVEVTLYFTAFAKENIIKERTEIRHNEKKPATLYQYASSLLSMQASKYYMTEFSGEWAHEVNMTEQELSFGKKMVDTKLGSRAGMLCSPFFLVSLNDKAKENSGDVLFGTLAWTGNFRFTFEVDNHNKLRILSGINPYASEYTLKPGEVFATPEFIFTYSTEGKGKASRDFHSWARKYQLKDGEGSRMSLLNNWEATYFDFDETKLGNLFKEAKHLGVDMFLLDDGWFGTKYPRNSDTQGLGDWTEIKEKLPNGIGHLVKEANAQGVKFGLWIEPEMVNPKSELFEKHPDWAIHLPNRETYYFRNQLVLDLSNPEVQDYVFGIVDKLMTSYPGIAYFKWDCNSPITNVYSAYLKDKQSHLYIEHVRGLYKVLKRVKDKYPTLPMMLCSGGGARCDYEALKYFTEFWASDNTDGVERIFIQWGFSHFFPSKSIAAHVTSWGKQPLKFRLDVAMMCKLGFDIQLHEMNEKEQILCQDVVKNFKRLQPVILDGDQYRLVSPYESDHAAVMYNAKDKNKAILFTYDIHPRYGEITQPVRLEGLDPAKRYKVEEINLLQDSKPVSAANGKVYSGDYLMKVGLPLLSTRHTTSHVLELTAQ, from the coding sequence ATGAAACGAACATTGGTTCTATTATCCATCCTGATCTTTGCCGGTTTACTGCAGCTGCAGGCCGCAGAAAGCAAATTCATTTCAATTCGGACCGATCAGACAAATCTCATCTTCAAGGTAGGCGACAACGGCCGGTTATATCAATCCTATCTGGGACAAGCACTTGGCGATGCATCCGATCTGGCTTACCTTCCGCAGGGTATCGAAGCCTACCTAACCCATGGCATGGAAGATTACTTCGAGCCTGCCATACGTATCCTGCACAACGACGGCAACCCCTCTTTGTTGCTCAAGTATGTATCTCACAACACCCGCAATGTAGAGCCGGGCGTTACAGAAACATCCATCCTGCTGAAAGACGAAGTCTATCCCGTAGAGGTTACCCTCTACTTCACGGCTTTTGCCAAGGAGAATATCATCAAAGAACGTACCGAAATCAGACACAACGAAAAGAAGCCGGCCACCCTCTACCAATATGCCTCCTCCCTGCTCAGCATGCAGGCATCCAAATACTACATGACCGAATTCAGCGGCGAATGGGCCCACGAAGTCAACATGACCGAACAGGAGCTTTCTTTCGGTAAAAAAATGGTAGATACCAAACTTGGAAGCCGTGCCGGCATGCTTTGCTCGCCCTTCTTTTTAGTATCGCTCAACGATAAAGCAAAAGAAAACAGCGGCGATGTTCTTTTTGGGACATTGGCGTGGACAGGCAATTTCCGTTTCACCTTCGAGGTAGACAATCATAATAAATTACGTATCCTCTCGGGTATCAACCCCTACGCATCCGAATATACCCTTAAACCCGGCGAGGTATTTGCCACCCCCGAGTTTATATTCACCTACAGCACCGAAGGAAAAGGAAAGGCCAGCCGCGATTTCCATTCCTGGGCCCGCAAGTACCAGCTAAAAGACGGAGAAGGATCGCGTATGTCGTTGCTGAACAACTGGGAAGCCACCTATTTCGATTTCGACGAAACCAAATTGGGCAACCTGTTTAAAGAGGCCAAACACTTGGGAGTAGATATGTTCTTACTGGACGACGGCTGGTTTGGAACCAAGTATCCGCGCAACAGCGACACTCAGGGATTGGGCGACTGGACCGAGATAAAAGAGAAGCTTCCCAACGGCATCGGGCACCTTGTAAAAGAGGCCAATGCGCAAGGCGTGAAATTCGGACTCTGGATCGAACCCGAAATGGTGAACCCCAAGAGCGAGCTGTTTGAGAAGCATCCCGACTGGGCCATCCATCTGCCCAACAGAGAAACCTACTACTTCCGTAACCAGCTGGTATTGGACCTCAGTAATCCCGAAGTGCAGGACTATGTGTTCGGTATTGTAGACAAACTGATGACCAGCTATCCGGGCATCGCATACTTTAAATGGGACTGCAACAGCCCCATTACCAACGTCTATTCGGCCTACCTCAAAGACAAGCAGTCGCATCTCTACATCGAACATGTACGCGGACTGTACAAGGTACTTAAACGGGTGAAGGATAAATATCCTACCCTTCCGATGATGCTGTGTTCCGGCGGAGGTGCACGTTGCGACTACGAAGCATTGAAGTACTTCACCGAATTCTGGGCAAGCGACAACACCGACGGAGTGGAGCGTATCTTTATCCAATGGGGATTCTCCCATTTCTTCCCATCCAAAAGCATTGCAGCCCACGTTACCTCCTGGGGAAAACAACCGCTCAAGTTTCGTCTGGATGTAGCCATGATGTGCAAACTGGGCTTCGATATCCAGCTGCACGAGATGAATGAAAAGGAACAGATTCTTTGTCAGGATGTGGTAAAGAACTTCAAACGCCTGCAACCCGTTATACTGGACGGCGATCAATACAGACTGGTTTCACCCTACGAAAGCGACCACGCAGCTGTTATGTACAATGCCAAAGATAAAAACAAGGCTATCTTATTTACCTACGATATCCATCCCCGTTACGGCGAAATCACTCAGCCGGTACGGTTAGAGGGCCTCGACCCGGCCAAGCGTTACAAAGTTGAAGAGATCAACCTGCTTCAGGACAGCAAACCGGTTTCCGCAGCCAATGGGAAAGTATACTCCGGCGATTACCTCATGAAGGTTGGTCTGCCGTTACTTTCAACCAGACACACCACCAGCCACGTATTGGAGCTTACCGCTCAATAA
- a CDS encoding VIT1/CCC1 transporter family protein, with product MLNVDLNTRRDFIRFQRDELTSSLVYAKLASIEKDEQNKKVLNAISFEELEHCEVLMKYTGIIPSPYSWKVIFYYVLARIFGLTFAIKLMENGESEAQDMYARYKDYPEVVALGQEEEKHEEQLIAMINEERLSYMGSVVLGLNDALVEFTGALAGFTLALNDSKLIALTGSITGIAAALSMASSEYLSTKSDGDGEKHPVKAAVYTGFAYIVTVFALILPFILISNVLAALGLMLVAALIIIGLFNYYYAVAKSESFKKRFVEMAVLSFSVATVSFLIGYALKYFTGIEA from the coding sequence ATGTTGAATGTAGATTTAAATACGAGACGGGATTTTATCCGGTTTCAACGGGATGAATTGACTTCGTCTCTTGTTTACGCTAAACTGGCGTCTATAGAGAAGGATGAACAGAATAAAAAGGTGCTTAACGCTATATCGTTCGAGGAGTTGGAGCACTGCGAGGTGTTGATGAAGTATACGGGTATTATTCCTTCGCCTTACAGCTGGAAGGTGATTTTTTATTATGTGCTGGCCCGGATATTCGGACTCACATTTGCAATCAAGCTGATGGAAAACGGCGAATCGGAGGCGCAGGATATGTATGCCCGCTATAAAGATTACCCCGAGGTGGTGGCCCTGGGCCAGGAGGAGGAGAAGCACGAAGAGCAGCTGATTGCGATGATAAACGAGGAGCGCCTTTCTTATATGGGTTCTGTTGTACTGGGACTGAATGATGCGCTTGTGGAGTTTACCGGTGCGTTGGCTGGTTTCACCCTTGCCCTGAACGACTCGAAGCTGATCGCTCTTACGGGAAGTATCACCGGAATTGCTGCGGCTTTGTCTATGGCCTCGTCCGAATATCTTTCTACCAAGTCCGACGGAGACGGCGAGAAGCACCCCGTAAAAGCGGCTGTTTATACCGGTTTTGCCTACATTGTGACGGTGTTTGCCCTGATTCTTCCGTTTATATTGATAAGCAATGTGCTGGCGGCTTTAGGCCTGATGCTTGTTGCTGCACTGATTATTATCGGGTTGTTTAATTACTATTACGCAGTTGCCAAGAGCGAAAGTTTTAAGAAGCGCTTTGTGGAAATGGCCGTTTTAAGCTTTTCGGTAGCTACGGTGAGTTTCCTGATTGGCTACGCACTCAAATATTTTACCGGAATAGAGGCGTGA